In Corvus moneduloides isolate bCorMon1 chromosome 6, bCorMon1.pri, whole genome shotgun sequence, the sequence GGATAGTGCTCCATACTGGGATGCTGCTCCATGGTGGGACACTGCCCTGCAGTGGGATACTGCCCCACGAGGGGATGCTGCTCCACCATGGAATGCTGTCCCACCATGGGATGCTGCTCCGCTATGGGATGCTGCTCCATGGTGGGATACAGCCCCACTGTAGGATTCAGCTCCATTGTGGGATGCTGCTCCGCTATGGGATGCTGCTCCATGGTGGGATACAGCCCCACTGTAGGATTCAGCTCCATTGTGGGATGCTGCTCCACCATGGAATGCTGCTCCACAATGGGATGCTCCTCCACGGGATGCTGCTCCATGGTGGGATACAGCCCCACTGTAGGATTCAGCTCCATTGTGGGATGCTGCTCCACCATGGAATGCTGCTCCACAATGGGATGCTCCTCCACGGGATGCTGCTCCATGGTGGGATACAGCTCCATGGTGGGATGCTGCCCCACAGTGGGATGCTGCCCCAAAATGGGATACAGCTCCATGGCAGGATGCTGCTCCATGGTGAGATACAGCTCCATGGTGGGATGCTGCCCCACAATGGGATGCTGCTCCACCATGGAATGCTGCTCCTCCATGGGATGCTGCTCCATGGTGGGATGCTGCCCCACAATGGGATGCTGCCCCACAATGGGATGCTGCTCCATGGCAGGATGCTGCTTCGTGGTGGGACACTTCTGCCCCTTCCTTCACCCACCGCCTCTCCCATTCCCGCTGCCCCCTCACCGCCTTGGGAAGGGCcaggggagcagccctgggagccgTGGGGCCGCCCCTTCACAGAGGTGCCTGATTCCCTGTTTACACATGGCCTGGGCTccgggccaggctggggagtTATTCCCAGGCCTTCTTCATCCGCTCCCAGCTCTCGGGGGACGCACGCCACCTTTTTGGGCTCCTCCTTGGGTCCATACTTATGTGGATGTGGCTGGTCTAGCAACTCCTGGCTTTCCCCACTCATCTGTCCTCCTGGGAAACTTTGGGAATCATCCCTTTGGGAATCATAATGTGGGGATTTAGGTACAAAATGAGCTGGGTGTCacaaaggggtttgggggtctgCGGTGACCCCGCTGAACCAGTTCTGAATCAGGTGTGAGCTTAAAAATCCCTGTGGATCCGGGAGGGCAAAAGTCTTTAGGTACCTTTTGGTGACTCTTTCTAGCCCGTAAAAAAGTGCTTTTCGGTTTTTCTACCTTTTCATACTCTTTTTCTAGTTCTTCTACGGAGAAGGCCAGCTCTTCTCACACTGGACTCCAAACTTTTGGCATCTGGGAATGTTTATAAGCCACGAGATGGTCCCAGCCACCCCCCAATTCCCCCAATTTTT encodes:
- the LOC116445565 gene encoding uncharacterized protein LOC116445565 isoform X6; protein product: MLFSAGMLLCGGILLRGGMLLHHGMLSHHGMLLHYGMLLHGGIQPHCRIQLHGGMLLHHGMLSHHGMLSHHGMLLRGGILLCGGMLLHHGMLPFGGMLPHTGIVLHTGMLLHGGTLPCSGILPHEGMLLHHGMLSHHGMLLRYGMLLHGGIQPHCRIQLHCGMLLRYGMLLHGGIQPHCRIQLHCGMLLHHGMLLHNGMLLHGMLLHGGIQPHCRIQLHCGMLLHHGMLLHGGMLPHSGIQLHGGMLPHNGMLLHHGMLLLHGMLLHGGMLPHNGMLPHNGMLLHGRMLLRGGTLLPLPSPTASPIPAAPSPPWEGPGEQPWEPWGRPFTEVPDSLFTHGLGSGPGWGVIPRPSSSAPSSRGTHATFLGSSLGPYLCGCGWSSNSWLSPLICPPGKLWESSLWES
- the LOC116445565 gene encoding uncharacterized protein LOC116445565 isoform X8 → MLFSAGMLLCGGILLRGGMLLHHGMLSHHGMLLHYGMLLHGGIQPHCRIQLHGGMLLHHGMLSHHGMLSHHGMLLRGGILLCGGMLLHHGMLPFGGMLPHTGIVLHTGMLLHGGTLPCSGILPHEGMLLHHGMLSHHGMLLRYGMLLHGGIQPHCRIQLHCGMLLRYGMLLHGGIQPHCRIQLHCGMLLHHGMLLHNGMLLHGMLLHGGIQPHCRIQLHCGMLLHHGMLLHNGMLLHGMLLHGGMLLHHGMLLLHGMLLHGGMLPHNGMLPHNGMLLHGRMLLRGGTLLPLPSPTASPIPAAPSPPWEGPGEQPWEPWGRPFTEVPDSLFTHGLGSGPGWGVIPRPSSSAPSSRGTHATFLGSSLGPYLCGCGWSSNSWLSPLICPPGKLWESSLWES
- the LOC116445565 gene encoding uncharacterized protein LOC116445565 isoform X7 — translated: MLFSAGMLLCGGILLRGGMLLHHGMLSHHGMLLHYGMLLHGGIQPHCRIQLHGGMLLHHGMLSHHGMLSHHGMLLRGGILLCGGMLLHHGMLPFGGMLPHTGIVLHTGMLLHGGIQPHCRIQLHCGMLLRYGMLLHGGIQPHCRIQLHCGMLLHHGMLLHNGMLLHGMLLHGGIQPHCRIQLHCGMLLHHGMLLHNGMLLHGMLLHGGIQLHGGMLPHSGMLPQNGIQLHGRMLLHGEIQLHGGMLPHNGMLLHHGMLLLHGMLLHGGMLPHNGMLPHNGMLLHGRMLLRGGTLLPLPSPTASPIPAAPSPPWEGPGEQPWEPWGRPFTEVPDSLFTHGLGSGPGWGVIPRPSSSAPSSRGTHATFLGSSLGPYLCGCGWSSNSWLSPLICPPGKLWESSLWES
- the LOC116445565 gene encoding uncharacterized protein LOC116445565 isoform X5, encoding MLFSAGMLLCGGILLRGGMLLHHGMLSHHGMLLHYGMLLHGGIQPHCRIQLHGGMLLHHGMLSHHGMLSHHGMLLRGGILLCGGMLLHHGMLPFGGMLPHTGIVLHTGMLLHGGTLPCSGILPHEGMLLHHGMLSHHGMLLRYGMLLHGGIQPHCRIQLHCGMLLRYGMLLHGGIQPHCRIQLHCGMLLHHGMLLHNGMLLHGMLLHGGIQPHCRIQLHCGMLLHHGMLLHNGMLLHGMLLHGGIQLHGGMLLHGEIQLHGGMLPHNGMLLHHGMLLLHGMLLHGGMLPHNGMLPHNGMLLHGRMLLRGGTLLPLPSPTASPIPAAPSPPWEGPGEQPWEPWGRPFTEVPDSLFTHGLGSGPGWGVIPRPSSSAPSSRGTHATFLGSSLGPYLCGCGWSSNSWLSPLICPPGKLWESSLWES
- the LOC116445565 gene encoding uncharacterized protein LOC116445565 isoform X10, which encodes MLFSAGMLLCGGILLRGGMLLHHGMLSHHGMLLHYGMLLHGGIQPHCRIQLHGGMLLHHGMLSHHGMLSHHGMLLRGGILLCGGMLLHHGMLPFGGMLPHTGIVLHTGMLLHGGIQPHCRIQLHCGMLLHHGMLLHNGMLLHGMLLHGGIQLHGGMLPHSGMLPQNGIQLHGRMLLHGEIQLHGGMLPHNGMLLHHGMLLLHGMLLHGGMLPHNGMLPHNGMLLHGRMLLRGGTLLPLPSPTASPIPAAPSPPWEGPGEQPWEPWGRPFTEVPDSLFTHGLGSGPGWGVIPRPSSSAPSSRGTHATFLGSSLGPYLCGCGWSSNSWLSPLICPPGKLWESSLWES
- the LOC116445565 gene encoding uncharacterized protein LOC116445565 isoform X11 yields the protein MLFSAGMLLCGGILLRGGMLLHHGMLSHHGMLLHYGMLLHGGIQPHCRIQLHGGMLLHHGMLSHHGMLSHHGMLLRGGILLCGGMLLHHGMLPFGGMLPHTGIVLHTGMLLHGGTLPCSGILPHEGMLLHHGMLSMVGCCPTVGYSSMVGCCPTMGCCSTMECCSSMGCCSMVGCCPTMGCCPTMGCCSMAGCCFVVGHFCPFLHPPPLPFPLPPHRLGKGQGSSPGSRGAAPSQRCLIPCLHMAWAPGQAGELFPGLLHPLPALGGRTPPFWAPPWVHTYVDVAGLATPGFPHSSVLLGNFGNHPFGNHNVGI
- the LOC116445565 gene encoding uncharacterized protein LOC116445565 isoform X2, with amino-acid sequence MLFSAGMLLCGGILLRGGMLLHHGMLSHHGMLLHYGMLLHGGIQPHCRIQLHGGMLLHHGMLSHHGMLSHHGMLLRGGILLCGGMLLHHGMLPFGGMLPHTGIVLHTGMLLHGGTLPCSGILPHEGMLLHHGMLSHHGMLLRYGMLLHGGIQPHCRIQLHCGMLLLHCGMLLHHGMLLHNGMLLHGMLLHGGIQPHCRIQLHCGMLLHHGMLLHNGMLLHGMLLHGGIQLHGGMLPHSGMLPQNGIQLHGRMLLHGEIQLHGGMLPHNGMLLHHGMLLLHGMLLHGGMLPHNGMLPHNGMLLHGRMLLRGGTLLPLPSPTASPIPAAPSPPWEGPGEQPWEPWGRPFTEVPDSLFTHGLGSGPGWGVIPRPSSSAPSSRGTHATFLGSSLGPYLCGCGWSSNSWLSPLICPPGKLWESSLWES
- the LOC116445565 gene encoding uncharacterized protein LOC116445565 isoform X1, which encodes MLFSAGMLLCGGILLRGGMLLHHGMLSHHGMLLHYGMLLHGGIQPHCRIQLHGGMLLHHGMLSHHGMLSHHGMLLRGGILLCGGMLLHHGMLPFGGMLPHTGIVLHTGMLLHGGTLPCSGILPHEGMLLHHGMLSHHGMLLRYGMLLHGGIQPHCRIQLHCGMLLRYGMLLHGGIQPHCRIQLHCGMLLHHGMLLHNGMLLHGMLLHGGIQPHCRIQLHCGMLLHHGMLLHNGMLLHGMLLHGGIQLHGGMLPHSGMLPQNGIQLHGRMLLHGEIQLHGGMLPHNGMLLHGGMLPHNGMLPHNGMLLHGRMLLRGGTLLPLPSPTASPIPAAPSPPWEGPGEQPWEPWGRPFTEVPDSLFTHGLGSGPGWGVIPRPSSSAPSSRGTHATFLGSSLGPYLCGCGWSSNSWLSPLICPPGKLWESSLWES
- the LOC116445565 gene encoding uncharacterized protein LOC116445565 isoform X9: MLFSAGMLLCGGILLRGGMLLHHGMLSHHGMLLHYGMLLHGGIQPHCRIQLHGGMLLHHGMLSHHGMLSHHGMLLRGGILLCGGMLLHHGMLPFGGMLPHTGIVLHTGMLLHGGTLPCSGILPHEGMLLHHGMLSHHGMLLRYGMLLHGGIQPHCRIQLHCGMLLRYGMLLHGGIQPHCRIQLHCGMLLHHGMLLHHGMLLLHGMLLHGGMLPHNGMLPHNGMLLHGRMLLRGGTLLPLPSPTASPIPAAPSPPWEGPGEQPWEPWGRPFTEVPDSLFTHGLGSGPGWGVIPRPSSSAPSSRGTHATFLGSSLGPYLCGCGWSSNSWLSPLICPPGKLWESSLWES
- the LOC116445565 gene encoding uncharacterized protein LOC116445565 isoform X3 → MLFSAGMLLCGGILLRGGMLLHHGMLSHHGMLLHYGMLLHGGIQPHCRIQLHGGMLLHHGMLSHHGMLLHHGMLPFGGMLPHTGIVLHTGMLLHGGTLPCSGILPHEGMLLHHGMLSHHGMLLRYGMLLHGGIQPHCRIQLHCGMLLRYGMLLHGGIQPHCRIQLHCGMLLHHGMLLHNGMLLHGMLLHGGIQPHCRIQLHCGMLLHHGMLLHNGMLLHGMLLHGGIQLHGGMLPHSGMLPQNGIQLHGRMLLHGEIQLHGGMLPHNGMLLHHGMLLLHGMLLHGGMLPHNGMLPHNGMLLHGRMLLRGGTLLPLPSPTASPIPAAPSPPWEGPGEQPWEPWGRPFTEVPDSLFTHGLGSGPGWGVIPRPSSSAPSSRGTHATFLGSSLGPYLCGCGWSSNSWLSPLICPPGKLWESSLWES